One genomic window of Quercus lobata isolate SW786 chromosome 9, ValleyOak3.0 Primary Assembly, whole genome shotgun sequence includes the following:
- the LOC115961834 gene encoding gibberellin 2-beta-dioxygenase 2-like — MATSSGTPLGSKNLPTIDLRDHRSNVSKSIVEACDQFGFFKVINHGVPKDIIEKVQQEGFSFFAKPTFVKQQADQASPANPLGYGHKNIGALGDKGELEYLLLSTHPSYIAEKSITISDDPSRFSSAVNRYIQAVRDLTCELLELIAEGLYVKDKSVFSGLIRDVESDSLLRLNYYLPTSKDDGIGFGEHSDPQLLSILTSNNVAGLQILVEKDAWISVPADPNAFWVIVGDMLQALTNGRFVSVRHRVLTNTSKPRISMVYFGAPSLQASISAPPELLRPIGHSLYRTFTWKAYKEKLYSQGLAATRLDGFKK; from the exons ATGGCCACGTCCTCTGGAACCCCCCTTGGCTCCAAAAACCTTCCTACCATCGACCTTCGGGACCATAGATCAAATGTGTCAAAGAGCATTGTTGAGGCATGTGATCAATTTGGGTTTTTCAAGGTGATCAACCATGGTGTCCCAAAGGACATTATAGAAAAAGTACAACAAGAAGGGTTTAGTTTCTTTGCTAAACCAACGTTTGTAAAACAACAAGCTGACCAAGCTAGCCCGGCCAATCCTCTTGGCTATGGCCACAAGAATATAGGTGCCCTTGGAGATAAAGGAGAGCTTGAGTATCTTTTACTTAGTACTCACCCATCTTACATTGCTGAAAAATCCATTACCATTTCTGATGATCCTTCACGATTCAG TTCTGCCGTAAATCGTTACATCCAAGCAGTTAGGGATCTAACATGTGAGCTATTAGAGCTGATAGCAGAGGGGCTATATGTCAAGGACAAATCGGTTTTCAGTGGGTTGATTAGGGACGTAGAGAGTGACTCACTCCTCAGGCTTAATTACTATCTACCCACTTCTAAAGATGATGGTATTGGGTTTGGAGAACATTCTGACCCTCAGCTCTTGAGCATTCTTACATCAAACAATGTTGCTGGCCTCCAAATTCTTGTTGAAAAAGATGCGTGGATTAGTGTCCCAGCTGACCCCAATGCCTTTTGGGTTATTGTGGGTGACATGTTACAG gCTCTAACAAACGGAAGATTTGTGAGCGTCCGGCACAGGGTATTAACAAATACATCCAAGCCTAGAATCTCAATGGTATATTTTGGAGCTCCCTCCCTGCAAGCATCAATTTCTGCACCTCCAGAATTGCTTAGACCCATTGGCCACTCTCTCTACAGGACCTTCACTTGGAAAGCGTACAAGGAAAAATTATACTCACAAGGTCTCGCGGCAACACGTCTTGATGGTTTCaagaaatag